A section of the Etheostoma cragini isolate CJK2018 chromosome 12, CSU_Ecrag_1.0, whole genome shotgun sequence genome encodes:
- the clcn2a gene encoding chloride channel protein 2a isoform X7 produces MYSGLDSNMLLQYIAWVTYPVVLITFSAGFTQILAPQAVGSGIPEMKTILRGVVLKEYLTFKTFVAKVIGLTCALGSGMPLGKEGPFVHVASLCAALLSKFMAPLFGGIYMEEPFEGSKNELRNTEMLSAACAVGVGCCFAAPIGGVLFSIEVTSTFFAVRNYWRGFFAATFSAFIFRVLAVWNQEEETITALFKTRFRLDFPFDLQELPAFAILGIACGFGGALFVYLNRLIVECMRKQKTINKFLLRNPSLPIRRLVYPALVTLLISTLTFPPGFGQFMAGQLTQHESLVALFDNRTWCRHGVAEEFDYNSHHHAWKHPQVNVFITLILFIIMKFWMSAVATTMPVPCGAFMPVFLIGAGFGRLVGEVMATMFPDGIHADGSVYPIVPGGYAVVGAAALSGAVTHTVSTAVIVFELTGQISHILPVMIAVILANAVAQSLQPSLYDSIIRIKKLPYLPELGMGHHEKYNIRVEDIMVRDVRYITLISCYRDLQEMLLTGHLKTLALVESSDSMILLGSIERLQLQSLLSFQLCRQRRLEYLRRLAQDNGNHDPLPSLNTDSTPSSPCSHTHINASTNTNARQAVRFLVSTQEISTEESSSFSPGVSNVQLPLKSALKTVSAISDPETPNSSQTLSCADQDKDLLESSAGPAPPEKRKPKSKRVRISMADSTEVEDGMSPSDIAEWEEQQLDEPVDFKNCKIDPAPFQLVEQTSLHKTHTIFSLLGLDHAYVTSMGRLVGVVSLKELRKAIEGSVTVTGVKVRPPLASFRDSGNSTSVSEVTELHKLCIRHRGLSLPREPKRPDVVDKPDLAYKEIPVNFSDQSNLQFETSPGDVSSQSSELVLQESPSFTEEQSEFTFDCSPSHTEESELACDYDPPTHTPEPDNTEQEQRSPSMSRDQSEPEGEGNPIHTKHQTE; encoded by the exons ATGTATAGTGGACTGGACAGTAACATGCTTCTGCAGTACATCGCCTGGGTCACCTACCCTGTAGTGCTCATCACTTTCTCAGCAGGATTCACACAGATTCTGGCCCCCCAGGCTGTGG GTTCAGGTATTCCTGAGATGAAGACAATACTGAGGGGGGTTGTCCTGAAAGAATACCTGACGTTCAAGACATTTGTGGCCAAAGTCATCGGCCTGACCTGTGCTCTGGGCAGTGGGATGCCCCTGGGGAAGGAG GGACCCTTCGTTCATGTTGCCAGTCTGTGCGCTGCTCTCTTGAGCAAATTCATGGCTCCTCTTTTTGGTGGGATTTACATG GAAGAGCCCTTTGAGGGAAGCAAG AACGAGCTGAGGAACACAGAGATGCTGTCTGCTGCCTGTGCAGTCGGTGTGGGCTGCTGCTTCGCTGCCCCCATTGGAG ggGTGCTGTTCAGTATTGAGGTCACTTCCACGTTTTTTGCGGTGAGGAACTACTGGAGGGGCTTCTTTGCAGCCACCTTCAGTGCCTTCATATTCAGAGTGCTGGCGGTGTGGAACCAGGAGGAAG AGACCATCACTGCTCTTTTTAAGACCCGTTTCCGTCTTGACTTTCCGTTTGATCTTCAGGAGCTGCCGGCGTTCGCCATCCTTGG GATTGCCTGTGGTTTTGGTGGCGCTCTGTTTGTCTACCTGAACCGGCTGATTGTGGAGTGCATGAGGAAGCAGAAGACTATTAACAAGTTCTTGCTGAGGAA TCCATCTCTTCCTATCAGGCGTCTGGTGTATCCCGCTCTCGTCACCCTGCTGATCTCCACTCTCACGTTCCCTCCGGGCTTCGGGCAATTCATGGCGGGACAG CTGACGCAGCACGAGTCTCTGGTCGCACTGTTTGACAACCGCACGTGGTGCCGCCACGGCGTGGCGGAGGAGTTTGACTACAACAGCCACCACCACGCCTGGAAACACCCACAGGTCAACGTCTTCATCACActcatcctcttcatcatcatgaAG tTCTGGATGTCTGCCGTGGCCACCACCATGCCGGTTCCATGCGGGGCCTTCATGCCAGTTTTTCTTATAg GTGCGGGATTTGGCAGACTTGTTGGAGAGGTCATGGCAACCATGTTTCCTGATGGCATACATGCTGACGGCAGTGTGTATCCCATAGTTCCCGGCGGTTACGCTGTAGTTg GTGCTGCAGCGTTGTCTGGAGCAGTCACCCACACTGTGTCCACGGCCGTCATAGTGTTTGAGCTGACTGGTCAGATCTCCCACATCCTGCCTGTGATGATCGCTGTGATCCTGGCCAACGCCGTGGCCCAGTCGCTCCAACCGTCACTGTACGACTCCATCATCCGCATCAAGAAACTCCCTTATCTACCTGAGCTGGGCATGGGACATCACGA GAAGTACAATATCCGAGTGGAGGACATTATGGTCAGGGACGTGCGCTACATCACTCTTATCTCTTGCTATCGAGACCTGCAGGAGATGCTGCTGACTGGTCACCTCAAAACACTGGCCCTGGTTGAGTCCAGTG ACTCGATGATCCTCCTGGGCTCCATAGAGCGACTACAGCTCCAGTCACTGCTCTCTTTCCAGCTGTGCCGCCAGCGGAGGCTGGAGTACCTCCGCCGGCTGGCCCAGGACAACGGCAACCACGATCCCCTGCCTAGCCTTAACACCGACAGCACGCCCAGCTCCCCCTGCTCCCACACCCACATCAACGCCTCGACCAACACCAACGCTCGCCAAGCGGTGCGCTTCCTGGTGAGCACCCAAGAG ATATCCACAGAGGAGTCTTCCTCCTTCAGCCCAGGGGTTTCCAATGTTCAACTTCCTCTAAAATCTGCCTTGAAAACTGTGTCAGCCATCAGTGACCCAGAGACTCCAAATA gTTCTCAGACCCTCTCCTGTGCTGACCAAGACAAGGACTTGCTGgag AGCTCGGCTGGGCCGGCTCCTCCTGAAAAAAGAAAGCCCAAGTCCAAACGAGTGAGGATCTCCATGGCG GACTCTACTGAAGTGGAAGATGGCATGTCCCCATCAGAC ATAGCAGAGTGGGAGGAGCAGCAGCTCGATGAGCCGGTGGATTTCAAGAACTGCAAGATTGATCCCGCTCCCTTCCAGCTGGTGGAGCAAACATCTCTGCATAAG ACCCACACTATCTTCTCTCTGCTGGGTCTGGATCACGCCTATGTTACCAGCATGGGGCGTCTGGTTGGAGTGGTCTCTCTCAAAGAG CTGCGTAAAGCCATAGAGGGCTCAGTGACGGTGACTGGAGTAAAAGTGCGTCCTCCGTTGGCCAGTTTCCGTGACAGTGGGAACAGCACAAGTGTATCAGAGGTAACGGAACTACACAAGCTTTGCATCCGCCACAGGGGGCTCTCATTGCCACGCGAACCCAAGCGTCCTGATGTGGTGGACAAGCCAGATCTCGCCTACAAAGAAATCCCTGTCAACTTCTCAGACCAATCCAATTTGCAGTTTGAAACCAGCCCCGGTGACGTCTCAAGCCAGTCATCGGAGTTGGTGCTCCAGGAGAGCCCCTCGTTCACTGAGGAGCAATCAGAGTTTACGTTTGACTGCAGCCCCTCCCACACTGAGGAATCGGAGCTGGCCTGTGactatgacccccccacccacactcCTGAGCCAGACAACACGGAGCAAGAACAGCGGAGTCCATCTATGAGCAGAGACCAATCAGAACCTGAAGGAGAGGGTAACCCCATTCACACTAAGCATCAAACAGAATGA